A part of Halobaculum sp. MBLA0143 genomic DNA contains:
- the mptA gene encoding GTP cyclohydrolase MptA, which produces MSHQLPDVQATRPDVAVGLSQVGVTDVEKLVKIDREDERPWIFMAEFSVFVDLPSGRKGIDMSRNMEVIDEVLEAAVSGETDRIEDVCGDAAERLIAKHDYTTVAEVEMTADFVTHEDTPASERPTQSTATVIASATATEEGTREEIGAEVTGMTVCPCSQGMSEARAREQLRQLGVDDDTVEAFLDEVPQPGHSQRGHATLTVEDDGSPEVDLFDVIDIARDSMSARIYNYAKRPDEDYMTYNAHADAKFVEDCVRSLAEQTVAEFDHLGDDAVVHMRQSNDESIHQHNAHAEREVQMGRLREEMNGEHPGENPQRNAASDPRTNGE; this is translated from the coding sequence GTGAGTCACCAGCTGCCCGACGTACAGGCCACACGGCCGGACGTGGCCGTCGGTCTGAGTCAGGTTGGGGTCACCGACGTGGAGAAGCTCGTGAAGATCGACCGCGAGGACGAGCGCCCGTGGATCTTTATGGCCGAGTTCTCCGTCTTCGTGGACCTGCCGAGCGGTCGGAAGGGAATCGACATGAGCCGCAACATGGAGGTGATCGACGAGGTGTTGGAGGCTGCCGTCTCCGGCGAGACCGACCGGATCGAGGACGTGTGTGGTGACGCCGCGGAGCGGCTGATCGCCAAGCACGACTACACCACCGTCGCGGAAGTGGAGATGACGGCCGACTTCGTCACCCACGAGGACACCCCTGCGAGCGAACGGCCGACACAGAGCACCGCGACCGTGATCGCCTCCGCCACCGCAACCGAGGAGGGGACCCGCGAGGAGATCGGCGCCGAGGTCACCGGCATGACCGTCTGTCCGTGCTCACAGGGGATGTCCGAGGCCCGCGCCCGCGAACAGCTCCGCCAGCTCGGTGTCGACGACGACACCGTCGAGGCGTTCTTGGACGAGGTGCCCCAGCCGGGCCACTCCCAGCGGGGGCACGCCACCCTCACCGTCGAGGACGACGGCTCACCGGAGGTGGACCTGTTCGACGTGATCGACATCGCCCGGGACTCGATGAGCGCGCGGATCTACAACTACGCCAAACGTCCGGACGAGGACTACATGACGTACAACGCACACGCCGACGCGAAGTTCGTCGAGGACTGTGTGCGCTCGCTGGCCGAGCAGACTGTCGCGGAGTTCGACCACCTGGGCGACGACGCCGTCGTCCACATGCGCCAGTCCAACGACGAGTCGATCCACCAACACAACGCCCACGCCGAGCGCGAGGTCCAGATGGGCCGGCTCCGCGAGGAGATGAACGGGGAACACCCGGGCGAGAACCCACAGCGCAACGCCGCGAGTGACCCGCGAACGAACGGGGAGTAG
- a CDS encoding TrmB family transcriptional regulator, translating to MADLRDVGLSKYEARAYRSLLESGPTTAKELSEESGVPMGRIYDVLNSLEQHRLARSQAASRPKKYVAVEPETALDRLLEEKRRDLQQRERQYEAAVEELATELESGEPTDEQFWTAAVGPSETAELLLERLSAAEDRIVVISSTTTSGLELGDIGTAITEELAAAADRGVTVSVLLADSVPPQLSPKVGQRYADGLADHDRFEVRTHPEVQGTVTLIDDDETCLEVPNPVETNSTFATIDLKDREFAADVRERFEERWSEAEAFSFGLG from the coding sequence ATGGCCGACCTGCGCGACGTCGGACTGTCGAAGTACGAGGCGCGGGCCTACCGGAGCCTGTTGGAGTCGGGCCCGACGACGGCCAAGGAGCTGTCGGAAGAAAGCGGGGTCCCGATGGGCCGGATCTACGACGTGCTCAATAGCTTGGAGCAACACCGGCTCGCTCGGAGCCAGGCGGCCAGTCGTCCGAAGAAGTACGTCGCCGTCGAGCCGGAGACGGCGCTGGACCGACTGTTGGAGGAGAAACGCCGGGACCTCCAACAACGGGAACGCCAGTACGAGGCGGCCGTCGAGGAGCTGGCGACGGAGTTGGAGTCGGGCGAGCCGACAGACGAGCAGTTCTGGACCGCGGCCGTCGGTCCGTCGGAGACGGCGGAGCTCCTCCTGGAACGGCTGTCGGCCGCCGAAGACCGGATCGTCGTGATCTCGTCGACCACCACCTCCGGGCTCGAACTGGGTGACATCGGGACGGCGATCACGGAGGAACTCGCGGCCGCGGCCGACCGCGGCGTGACGGTGTCCGTGTTGTTGGCCGACTCCGTCCCGCCGCAGCTGTCGCCGAAGGTGGGCCAGCGCTACGCCGACGGGCTCGCGGATCACGACCGCTTCGAGGTGCGGACCCACCCGGAGGTCCAGGGGACCGTCACCCTGATCGACGACGACGAGACCTGTCTGGAGGTGCCCAACCCCGTCGAGACGAACAGCACCTTCGCCACGATCGACCTGAAAGACAGGGAGTTCGCGGCGGACGTGCGCGAACGGTTCGAGGAACGGTGGTCGGAGGCGGAGGCGTTCTCCTTCGGACTGGGGTAG